TCCAATTGAACCAGCGATTTTACCGGCCGTTCCTCCGGAAATGCAATTTCAAACGTACCTTTCCGACTCGCAATTGATAGCCGGTCTGGTGAGCCAATATGCCTACATCAGCTTCTTCCAGGCAGCCGCCGAATCGTATGCGTGCGAGCAGGCGAGTCGCTTGATCGCTATGGATGGCGCGACTCGAAATACCAGCCGGATCGTCGATGACCTGCTCAACAGCGAACGACGGGAACGCCAGCACGAAATCACCGGGCAGATGCTGGAGATGATCGCCAGCCGAGTGAATTTGGTGGAGGAATGAGGAATCGTTGCCAGTTCAACGTTCGGTCAGGAGCTTCTTCTGGTCCGGCAAAAATGGCCAGCTCGATTAGGGTGTTTCAGGAGAGATCAAAGTTGCATAAATTCCGTAGAACCGTGATTGACCGGCCTCAATGAGCCGCTTATCATGCACCCTGATCGAATCCTGTAGTAACCTCTGTTACCCGAAAATGAGCATCTCATGGAAAAAGTGCTAGGCGTCGGCGGGATTTTCTTCAAGGCAC
The genomic region above belongs to Telmatocola sphagniphila and contains:
- a CDS encoding F0F1 ATP synthase subunit gamma: MHKERAAHAKVELIVVGQRGGPVMTACGLTPLRIERGPTSLAGLKEAVKGLANYIDREYTSGKVAAVDLVYTRYQSISECVPTIMRLLPIEPAILPAVPPEMQFQTYLSDSQLIAGLVSQYAYISFFQAAAESYACEQASRLIAMDGATRNTSRIVDDLLNSERRERQHEITGQMLEMIASRVNLVEE